A stretch of the Bordetella genomosp. 8 genome encodes the following:
- a CDS encoding methyl-accepting chemotaxis protein — MNISQRIAATLLLAFVSLLFVGLYGIHALQLDERRSDAFQMDILPSLETLTTLRGLITAERLTLAQTILFQDDKRQAEVAKVLDDEDRQYDTLLDRYASTYVNDDAQDASLVQRDRQNLAAFRQARTAVVERSRAHDVPGALAVLAPGGNFFTVVAKQTDDLDHHVDYVKRASADVHAANFATYQRTVRIFIGVMTLAALALLLMGTRTFIGIRRGLRDMRGTMQYVNQALDLTRRVPVRRMDEIGAAASAFNELMARLGAVLRAVDRGSEAVSVATRQISAGNADLSARTEKQAAALEQTAASMTQLAETVRQNADNAREADGLTVSATQVVDTGHAAVQRMAVTMADITARSGKIADITTLIEGIAFQTNILALNAAVEAARAGEQGRGFAVVATEVRALAQRAAAAAKEIKVLIEASASSVRDGAAQAGEVGHAMDEAQAAIQRVAAMVGEIAGASAEQSQGIGQVTQAVGQMDEVTQQNAALVEEAAAAAAALLDQAETLRRAVAVFRLPEEATAIAVAMPAAAPPFPERLGLLSQPT, encoded by the coding sequence ATGAACATCTCGCAGCGCATCGCCGCCACCCTCCTGCTGGCCTTCGTTTCCCTGTTGTTCGTCGGCCTCTACGGGATCCACGCCCTGCAGCTGGACGAGCGACGATCCGACGCCTTCCAGATGGACATCCTGCCCTCGCTGGAAACGCTGACGACACTGCGTGGACTGATCACCGCCGAACGCCTGACCCTGGCGCAGACCATCCTGTTCCAGGACGACAAGCGGCAGGCGGAAGTCGCCAAGGTGCTGGACGACGAGGATCGCCAGTACGACACGCTGCTGGATCGCTACGCCTCCACCTACGTCAACGACGACGCCCAGGACGCCAGCCTGGTCCAGCGCGACCGGCAGAACCTGGCCGCGTTCCGCCAGGCGCGCACCGCCGTGGTGGAGAGATCCCGCGCCCACGACGTCCCGGGCGCGCTGGCGGTACTGGCCCCCGGCGGCAATTTCTTCACCGTCGTGGCGAAGCAGACCGACGACCTGGACCACCACGTGGACTACGTCAAGCGCGCCAGCGCCGACGTGCATGCCGCCAATTTCGCCACCTACCAGCGCACGGTACGCATATTCATCGGGGTCATGACGCTGGCGGCGCTGGCGCTCCTGTTGATGGGCACCCGCACCTTCATCGGCATACGGCGCGGCCTGCGGGACATGCGCGGCACGATGCAATACGTCAACCAGGCGCTGGACCTGACCCGCCGCGTGCCCGTGCGGCGCATGGATGAAATCGGCGCGGCGGCATCGGCGTTCAATGAACTGATGGCCCGCCTGGGCGCGGTGCTGCGGGCGGTGGATCGTGGCAGCGAGGCCGTCAGCGTCGCCACCCGTCAGATTTCCGCCGGCAACGCCGACCTGTCGGCGCGCACCGAAAAACAGGCCGCCGCGCTGGAACAGACCGCGGCCAGCATGACGCAGTTGGCGGAAACCGTCCGCCAGAATGCCGACAACGCACGCGAGGCCGACGGCCTGACCGTCTCCGCCACGCAGGTCGTCGATACCGGGCACGCGGCGGTCCAGCGCATGGCCGTGACCATGGCCGACATCACCGCCCGCTCAGGAAAGATCGCGGACATCACGACCCTGATAGAAGGCATCGCCTTCCAGACCAATATCCTGGCCTTGAACGCCGCGGTGGAAGCCGCCCGCGCGGGCGAACAAGGCCGTGGCTTCGCGGTGGTGGCCACCGAGGTGCGGGCATTGGCCCAGCGCGCGGCGGCCGCCGCCAAGGAGATCAAGGTCTTGATCGAGGCATCCGCATCCAGTGTCCGCGACGGCGCGGCGCAAGCCGGCGAAGTGGGCCATGCGATGGACGAGGCGCAAGCAGCCATCCAGCGCGTGGCCGCCATGGTGGGCGAGATCGCCGGCGCTTCTGCCGAGCAGAGCCAGGGTATCGGGCAGGTTACCCAGGCGGTGGGACAGATGGACGAGGTCACACAGCAGAACGCGGCGCTGGTCGAAGAGGCCGCCGCCGCGGCGGCGGCCCTGCTGGATCAGGCGGAAACGTTGCGGCGCGCCGTGGCGGTGTTCCGGCTGCCGGAGGAAGCGACGGCGATCGCCGTGGCGATGCCGGCCGCCGCTCCGCCTTTCCCCGAACGGCTGGGTTTGCTGTCCCAGCCGACCTGA